From a single Vitis vinifera cultivar Pinot Noir 40024 chromosome 18, ASM3070453v1 genomic region:
- the LOC132253104 gene encoding uncharacterized protein LOC132253104 encodes MVTVMVMVKETVMVTVMVRVTEMVTVTDDDGDGDDNSDGNGNGNGDGNGDDNFNGNNNDDGNGNDNNNADDNGHDYNNGNDNSDSNGDIDENDDSNGNNDDNSKDDDNCHDDGNGNGDGDGNDDGNIYDNGDCDGNSDGDGSGDVNNNDDSNDNNDDNGKDDDNCHDDDNGNGDGNDDGNIDDNGDCDGNNDDDDNGDGYDHDNGDDNSNGNDNGNDNVTVMVMEIVMIIVTVTV; translated from the exons atggtaacagtaatggtaatggtaaaaGAGACGGTAATGGTAACTGTGATGGTAAGGGTAACAgaaatggtaacggtgac TGACGATGACGGTGACGGTGACGATAAcagtgatggtaatggtaacggtaacggtgatggtaacggtgacgataactTTAACGGTAACAATAATGATGACGGAAATGGTAACGATAACAATAATGCTGACGATAACGGTCACGATTACAATAACGGTAACGATAACAGTGACAGTAACGGTGATATTGACGAAAATGATGACAGTAACGGTAACAATGATGATAACAGTAAGGATGATGATAATTGTCAtgatgacggtaacggtaacggtgatggtgacggtAATGATGACGGTAATATTTACGATAATGGTGACTGTGATGGTAACAGTGACGGTGACGGTAGCGGTGATGTTAACAATAATGATGACAGTAACGATAACAATGATGATAATGGTAAGGATGACGATAATTGTCATGATGacgataacggtaacggtgacggtaatgatGACGGTAATATTGACGATAACGGTGACTGTGATGGCAACAATGATGATGACGATAACGGTGACGGTTATGATCACGATAACGGTGATGATAATAGTAATggtaacgataatggtaacgataacg TTACGGTAATGGTGATGGAGATAGTAATGATAATTGTAACAGTGacggtgtga